In Fluviicola taffensis DSM 16823, the following are encoded in one genomic region:
- a CDS encoding Kazal-type serine protease inhibitor family protein → MKLLIFASILAVSSSNGCNKEDCTEKVKDDCICTMEYDPVCGCNQKTYSNACTAQCHGITKFVKGECPQ, encoded by the coding sequence ATGAAACTATTGATATTCGCTTCAATTTTAGCCGTTAGCTCATCAAATGGATGTAACAAAGAAGATTGCACAGAAAAAGTAAAAGATGATTGTATCTGCACCATGGAATATGATCCAGTTTGCGGCTGCAATCAAAAAACGTATTCCAATGCATGCACCGCACAGTGTCATGGAATTACAAAATTTGTAAAGGGAGAATGCCCTCAGTAA
- a CDS encoding ketosteroid isomerase-related protein encodes MTSLETVKNYYDAFNARNWSEMLALVDENITHEPNQGKTRIGKALFTDFMQHMDASYAETLKDIVLFSSTTEGRIAAEFVVHGTYKQAEPGLPPANGQNYVLPAAAFLDVKNGKITRVTTYYNLELWIELVSK; translated from the coding sequence ATGACTTCTCTAGAAACAGTGAAAAATTACTACGACGCATTTAACGCTCGTAATTGGTCCGAAATGTTAGCGCTTGTCGACGAAAATATTACGCATGAGCCCAATCAAGGGAAAACACGTATTGGTAAAGCGTTGTTTACCGATTTCATGCAACACATGGATGCAAGTTATGCAGAAACGCTGAAAGACATCGTTCTTTTCTCATCAACTACTGAAGGTCGAATAGCTGCAGAATTTGTCGTTCACGGAACGTACAAACAAGCAGAGCCAGGATTACCTCCAGCTAACGGTCAAAACTACGTTCTTCCTGCAGCTGCGTTTTTAGATGTCAAAAACGGAAAAATAACAAGAGTAACCACTTACTACAACTTGGAGTTGTGGATTGAATTGGTTTCAAAATAA